Proteins encoded together in one Saimiri boliviensis isolate mSaiBol1 chromosome Y, mSaiBol1.pri, whole genome shotgun sequence window:
- the LOC141583031 gene encoding RNA-binding motif protein, Y chromosome, family 1 member B-like, whose amino-acid sequence MLYNAYATKNRSNRSFPDNVEHALMRTHYAYTDDDRSRQDTHFTRGYNDHDGYRRHRCRDHSEQRSRSSNRESYQTYRTSHGAVPAQRPRKTYSGSSCPDYNNTQDRYGRSRDKYSRGHGDFSSSVREHSGRKEPMCPPSVETVDRDSPEAHRSSRPGTSTGNDGGRRTEEGD is encoded by the exons ATGCTTT ATAATGCTTATGCAACTAAGAAtag AAGTAATCGAAGTTTCCCAGACAACGTGGAACATGCTTTGATGCGTACACACTATGCATACACTGATGATGATCGTTCCAGACAGGATACACATTTCACTAGAGGATATAa tgatcaTGATGGCTACAGAAGGCACCGTTGTAGAGATCATTCTGAACAACGTAGTAGAAGTTCTAACAGAGAATCATATCAGACTTACA GGACCTCTCATGGTGCAGTACCTGCACAAAGGCCTAGGAAGACTTACAGTGGAAGCAGTTGCCCTGATTACAACAATACACAAGATAGATATGGCAGAAGTCGGGACAAGTACTCAAGGGGCCATGGTGATTTCTCTTCCAGTGTTCGTGAGCATAGTGGCAGAAAAGAACCAATGTGTCCACCCTCTGTGGAGACAGTGGACCGTGATTCTCCTGAAGCACATCGTAGCTCAAGACCCGGGACATCTACGGGGAATGATGGGGGAAGACGAACTGAAGAAGGAGACTGA